Genomic segment of Streptomyces longhuiensis:
GAAGGCCGGCCTGGCGCGCAAGGACCTGTGGGACCTGCCGGTGGGCGCCTCACGCGTGCTGTCCGTCTGAGCGGCCCCCGCGCAGCCGGCGCCACACGGCGGGCGCCGCGCTGATCAGCAGCGTCAGGCCGACCGCCGCCACGACGCCCTCCCACGGCTCGCTGAACAGCGAGCCACCGAGGATGCCGATGAGCTGATACGTCAAGGCCCAGGCCAGGCACGCCGGGACATCCCCGCGGGCGAACTGCCGCAGCGGCATCCTCGCGATCAGGCACGCCAGCATCACGGGGATGCGCCCGGCGGGCACGAGCCGGGACAGGACGAGCACCATCACCCCGTGGTCGGCGAGCTTGTCCTGCGCCTGCGCGAGCCGCTCCTCGGGGGCCCGGTCACGGATCGCGGCCAGCCACTTCGAGCCGTTCTTGGAACCCATCCCGCGCTGCCCCAGCCAGTACAGCGCCACATCGCCGAGGAACGCCGCGAGCGCGGAGACACCGAACACCAGGAGCAGCGAGAACGGCGCCGCCTGGTGGAAGGCGACCACGGCCGCCGAGCTGACGAGCGCCCCCGTGGGGATGACCGGCACGAGCGCCCCGATCACGACCAGCAGGAACAGCGACGGGTATCCGACCGCCTGTTGGGTGGACTCGGGCGGCGTGTGCGTCACCGCGGCGGCGAACAGCTCGTGGCCCGCGCGAGCGGCGGGGTTCACCTGGCGACCTCCGGCCGCACGCTCTCGCCGTGACCGAGCAGATGCACCGTCACCTCGGGCGCCAGCTCGGCGGAGCGCCGCACGAACTCGTCGCCCGGCGTGTGGAATTCGTGCGGCCGCACCGCGTCCATGCCGATCGGCCAGTACGTCCCGTAGTGCACCGGCACGGCGCTGCGCGGCGCGATCCGCGCGAGCGCCTCGGCGGCCCGGCCCGCGTCCAGATGGTGCGGCCCGAGACAGGGCCCCCACCCCCCGACCGGGAGCAGCGCCACATCCACCTCCCCCACCGCCTCCGCCATGGAGTCGAAAAGCCCGGTGTCACCGGCGAAGTACGTGCGGGCCTCGCCGCTCACCACGAACCCCAGCGCGGGGGAGCGGTGCGGTCCCACGGGGATGCGCCGCCCGTCGTGCGACGCGGGCACGGCCCGTACGACGAGGCCGCCCACCTTCAGCCGCGTGCCCGGCTCGACCTCCGTGAGCCGCAGATGCGTGAGCTTGCGCAGGCCGGGCACCGCGCGCCGGGCCCCTCGCGGGAGCACGACCAGGGTGCCCGGGGCGAGCCGGGCCAGGGACGGGACGTGCAGATGGTCGGCGTGCAGATGCGAGACGAGGGCGACGTCGGCGACGGCGGCCTCGGGCGGCGGGGGCGCCCCGCGGCGCCGGCGCAGATGGGCGAGGCGGCGCGTGAAGAGCGGGTCGGTGAGCACCCGGATCCCCGAGTCCTCGACCGTGCAGGTGGCGTGACCCCACCAGGTGATCTCCACCGGCACCTCCAGGACCTCCTCCGTGCGACTCCCCCCGAGCCTACGGGCAGGAGTAGGGTCGTCGGGGAAACCGGAGGTGAGGGGGACACCATGGGTGAACCGGCGGAAGAGACGGCGGCCGGCGCGGTCCGCGTCACGGCGATCGCCAGTCTGACACCGCTGGAGGAGCTGGACGCCGACCCCTTCCTCGTGGACTCGCGCAGCCAGCACGCGATGTGCGCCCGCTGGGCCGCCGACCGGGGCTACGTCGTGACCAGAGAACTCCTCGTCCACTCGCTGCGCTCCGACCACGACGTCCTGTGGGCGGACGTCGACGCCGGCCTCGTCGACCTGTTCGTCGCCCCGAGCGACCGGGTCCTGCGGGCCGCGCTGCGCTCGGTCGACGAGTTCACGGCCGAGTGCGAGCGCCGCGGCGTCCGCCTGGAGACCGCGGGTCTCGCCGAGCCGTCGTACGACGCGGAGATGAAGAAGCGCGTCCACCGCCGCATGTCGATGCCGACGGCCGGCTACGACGGCTGCTGAGCCGGCACCCGCGCGTCCCGTGCCGGGCACGTGTGTTCGCAGTCAGGGGAAAACCCGGACGTATCGCGCCCATATGACACGCTTGGCCCGGGGACGACGAGACGGCGAGAGGGTGAGCGGGGCGTGGGCGTGGGGCGTTGGCGGAGGTTCGCCGGCATGTGGTGGCGGTCGATCGCCGTGTGGGCGGTCAGCACCGTCACGATGCTCGTGCTCGCCGGGATCCTGCCGGACTTCCAGCTCCAGTCGGACAACGGCGACAGCGCCACCCGCATCGCCCTCACCGCCGCGCTCGGCGCCGGTGCCTTCGGCATCCTGTCCGCGCTGGTGTGGCCGCTCCTCGTGCGCGCCCTGCTCCTCGTGCCCGCGCTCGTCCTCGGCCTCGTCGTCTTCTTCCTCAACGGCGGCCTGCTGATCTTCGCCCTGGCCCTCGTCCCCGACGGCCGGGGCGAGGCCAACCCCGAGACCGCCGTCGTCGTCGCCGCCGTGATGTCCGCGGTCGCGTCCGCCACCGGGGGAGCCCTCGCCGTACGCGACGACGACGCCTACCGCCGCCGCCTGTACCGCCTCGCCGACCGGCGCCGCCGCAGAGGGAGCGCCGGAGCGGGACCGTCCACCCCCGGCACCGTCTTCCTCCAGCTCGACGGCGTCGGCCACGACGTCCTGCGCGACGCCGTG
This window contains:
- a CDS encoding MBL fold metallo-hydrolase, with protein sequence MPVEITWWGHATCTVEDSGIRVLTDPLFTRRLAHLRRRRGAPPPPEAAVADVALVSHLHADHLHVPSLARLAPGTLVVLPRGARRAVPGLRKLTHLRLTEVEPGTRLKVGGLVVRAVPASHDGRRIPVGPHRSPALGFVVSGEARTYFAGDTGLFDSMAEAVGEVDVALLPVGGWGPCLGPHHLDAGRAAEALARIAPRSAVPVHYGTYWPIGMDAVRPHEFHTPGDEFVRRSAELAPEVTVHLLGHGESVRPEVAR
- a CDS encoding DedA family protein — encoded protein: MFAAAVTHTPPESTQQAVGYPSLFLLVVIGALVPVIPTGALVSSAAVVAFHQAAPFSLLLVFGVSALAAFLGDVALYWLGQRGMGSKNGSKWLAAIRDRAPEERLAQAQDKLADHGVMVLVLSRLVPAGRIPVMLACLIARMPLRQFARGDVPACLAWALTYQLIGILGGSLFSEPWEGVVAAVGLTLLISAAPAVWRRLRGGRSDGQHA